One part of the Limnochordia bacterium genome encodes these proteins:
- a CDS encoding Gfo/Idh/MocA family oxidoreductase: MRIAIVGAGGMGRAWAERIDLIDAARVAAFVDPLIGSMYEPTWLKDFPDTKVVSSLAELDSGMVEAVVVTAATPAHQEVILQALGKRLHVLVEKPFTTSLAGAQELVELACRNNCILMVSQNYRFLKSMQLLRKVITEGSFGHLRAVSCRFWCDHVGRTYQREMLHPMALEMAIHHFDLIRALSGAEAVFGHVMEWNSARSPYQQGGGIAASYQMEGGGLSFPFLYTGSLISTLPPAPWVGLWQLEFDQTTVIIDKVDGVYGIYRGVPSDYELLSLVELDILESLPISFEHFVSCINTGQEPWSSGRDNLLTLRMALGFL, translated from the coding sequence ATGAGAATAGCAATTGTCGGGGCTGGGGGAATGGGTCGGGCCTGGGCAGAGCGGATTGATCTGATAGACGCTGCTCGGGTGGCTGCCTTTGTGGATCCGTTGATTGGTTCAATGTACGAGCCAACGTGGCTCAAAGACTTTCCAGATACTAAGGTAGTCTCGTCATTGGCAGAACTAGATAGTGGTATGGTTGAAGCAGTGGTAGTTACAGCGGCGACACCGGCCCATCAGGAAGTGATTCTGCAAGCCCTCGGAAAAAGGCTCCACGTGTTGGTGGAAAAACCCTTTACCACTTCCTTGGCGGGAGCCCAAGAACTGGTAGAGCTAGCTTGCCGAAATAACTGTATCTTGATGGTGAGCCAAAATTACCGGTTTCTAAAGTCGATGCAGTTGCTGCGTAAGGTCATTACCGAGGGGAGCTTCGGACATTTACGTGCTGTTAGTTGTCGCTTTTGGTGTGATCATGTGGGAAGGACCTATCAACGGGAAATGTTACACCCCATGGCCCTGGAGATGGCCATTCACCATTTCGATCTAATCCGGGCCCTTTCCGGGGCAGAAGCGGTCTTTGGCCATGTGATGGAATGGAATTCCGCCCGTAGCCCCTACCAACAAGGTGGTGGGATCGCGGCCTCTTACCAAATGGAGGGTGGTGGTTTATCCTTTCCCTTCTTGTATACGGGAAGTCTCATCAGTACACTGCCCCCGGCACCCTGGGTAGGTCTGTGGCAATTGGAATTCGATCAAACAACGGTGATTATTGACAAGGTCGATGGCGTCTATGGTATCTATCGAGGAGTCCCTAGTGATTATGAACTTCTGTCCTTGGTGGAACTGGATATTCTTGAGTCCCTCCCTATATCCTTTGAGCATTTTGTATCCTGCATTAATACAGGTCAGGAACCTTGGTCCAGTGGCCGGGATAACCTCCTTACCCTACGGATGGCCTTAGGATTTCTCTAA
- a CDS encoding SWIM zinc finger family protein has product MRRSDWYYTPSTPISTEDGIKAQSKSGSFASNWWAKRWLAALKAIGASSRLNRGKRYARSGQVLSIDIDKGLITAQVQGSRKKPYTCVVQVPELPAKKWQAVANRIIQSPALVAQLLAGTLPEVIEQVFVEAGTWLFPTSRAELQTDCSCPDWENPCKHLAAVCFLLGEEFDRDPWQYLMFRGATRDELLEYLQPGQASSQNNEGEPLPVAPDAFWSGGALPGDLGQLNAGEQLESSLERLGPFPLWRGDTPLGLLLQPVYMCAKEMALQILAGDDAWPDGESAATDVLDTNESDPQWDLEFIAQAARITNITANRDEFTQMLQFALAQLDFPWTPPERQVALKYCEGMSQADVGRALGIRCDYVRHHLLAIAKKVRMMLDT; this is encoded by the coding sequence GTGAGGCGCAGTGATTGGTATTACACACCATCGACTCCTATTTCAACCGAGGATGGAATCAAGGCCCAATCAAAAAGTGGCTCCTTTGCGAGTAACTGGTGGGCAAAACGTTGGCTGGCAGCGCTAAAGGCCATTGGGGCTAGCTCTCGCCTCAATCGGGGTAAGCGCTATGCTCGCAGTGGCCAGGTGCTCTCCATCGATATTGACAAGGGCCTCATCACCGCCCAGGTGCAGGGCTCTCGGAAGAAACCGTATACCTGTGTGGTGCAAGTTCCCGAGTTACCCGCGAAGAAATGGCAGGCTGTAGCCAACAGGATTATCCAAAGTCCTGCACTGGTGGCCCAGCTTTTGGCCGGGACTTTACCCGAGGTAATAGAGCAGGTTTTTGTCGAGGCTGGAACTTGGTTGTTTCCTACTAGTCGCGCGGAACTACAGACAGATTGCTCCTGTCCCGATTGGGAGAATCCCTGTAAACATCTTGCGGCGGTGTGCTTTCTACTCGGGGAGGAGTTTGATCGTGATCCTTGGCAATACTTGATGTTTCGAGGTGCCACCCGGGATGAGCTTCTAGAGTACTTACAGCCCGGGCAGGCATCATCCCAGAACAATGAGGGTGAACCATTACCGGTTGCTCCGGATGCCTTCTGGTCCGGGGGGGCTCTTCCAGGCGATCTTGGCCAATTGAATGCTGGGGAGCAGCTCGAGTCATCACTTGAACGACTGGGTCCATTTCCCCTCTGGCGTGGTGATACTCCCCTGGGTTTGCTTTTGCAGCCGGTATATATGTGTGCTAAGGAAATGGCTCTGCAAATACTAGCTGGGGACGATGCTTGGCCCGACGGTGAGTCAGCCGCTACAGATGTTTTGGATACCAATGAATCAGATCCCCAATGGGACCTAGAATTCATTGCCCAAGCAGCGCGCATCACGAATATAACTGCCAACCGGGATGAGTTTACCCAGATGCTACAATTTGCCCTAGCGCAGCTTGATTTCCCGTGGACACCCCCGGAGCGGCAGGTAGCTCTAAAGTATTGTGAGGGCATGTCTCAGGCGGATGTGGGTAGAGCCTTAGGTATACGGTGTGACTATGTCCGACACCACTTACTAGCCATTGCCAAGAAGGTACGGATGATGCTTGATACCTAG